From the Caldisericota bacterium genome, the window AAAGGTGCTGACATTGAAGGGGCAATAAAGGAAATCGAAGAGATGGTAGGATTATCAAGAGATGAAATTTTGCAGATTAGCGCAAAATTGGGCACCGGTGTTGATGATTTAATAGAAGCAATAATTGAAAAAATTCCACCTCCTCATGTAAACAGCAATGCGTCACTTAAAGCACTTGTGTTTGATTCGCACTTTGATATGTATAAAGGTGTAGTGGTGTATGTAAGAATAATGGATGGCACGATTCGATCAGGTGATAAAGTTAAATTTATGTCTTCAGAAAAAGAATTTCAGGTGGAAGAAGTAGGTGTGTTTAAATTAAAAATGGAGCAATGCGATGAACTTACGAGCGGTACGGTGGGTTATTTTACCGCAATTATAAGGGAACCTCTGGATGTGCTTACTGGAGATACCGTTACAACTGTGGCTAATCCTACCTCAGCAGCTATTTTAGGATTTAGAAAAAGTGTACCGATGGTGTTTGCAGGTTTATATCCTTTAAATACTAATGAATTTGAATCGCTTAAAAAATCTCTTGAAAAACTTCATTTAAATGATCCTGCGTTTACATTTGAACCAGAAAGTTCGCAGGCACTGGGTTTTGGATTTCGATGTGGTTTTTCTGGTTTACTACACCTTGAGATTACAATTGAAAGACTTAAAAGGGAATTTGGACAGGAGCTCATAGCAACAGTACCAAATGTAATATATGAGGTTGTTTTGAGAAATGGGACAGTGTTACAGATAGATAG encodes:
- the lepA gene encoding translation elongation factor 4 codes for the protein KGADIEGAIKEIEEMVGLSRDEILQISAKLGTGVDDLIEAIIEKIPPPHVNSNASLKALVFDSHFDMYKGVVVYVRIMDGTIRSGDKVKFMSSEKEFQVEEVGVFKLKMEQCDELTSGTVGYFTAIIREPLDVLTGDTVTTVANPTSAAILGFRKSVPMVFAGLYPLNTNEFESLKKSLEKLHLNDPAFTFEPESSQALGFGFRCGFSGLLHLEITIERLKREFGQELIATVPNVIYEVVLRNGTVLQIDSPNKFPDPSKIEEIREPIVDASLMLPPEYIGNVMELAKGRRGQFIDMVYPESKRTILRYKIPLQEIIVDFFDTLKSVTRGYGTLDYEFKGLKEADLVKVDLLVNKESVDALSFIAHREKADYVARQLLRRMRKVIPRQMFEVALQAAIGSRIIAKERIVAYRKDVLSKCYGGDVTRKRKLLEKQKLGKKKMKQIGRIQLPQEAFFSILSVKSDRKK